The Methanoculleus marisnigri JR1 genome window below encodes:
- a CDS encoding site-2 protease family protein, which yields MNWLQILLLLVAAYLLIAYYIRERGLFKEHVMFFGPILAIKTERVGFFDWFRKFGTVLRAYATLGVLLVVVVSAFMTLALLVAVPQYLVHTPEPTGIYDPRNLLAIPGVNQAIPITAAVFLGLLLTIVIHEFGHAILARVENMRVKSMGLLIAVIPIGAFVEPDEEDVEAARGMPKIRMFGAGITNNIVFGLACFAAMFLLFGMAAPLAVPLVQGVYQDYPAADAGIPGYSIITGVNGVPVASQEEIAAIMDGTRPGETVTLTAAKDGVESTYTLTLSEWPEALNGDRDSGFMGVYYYSAPAVKEHIGNIADLGLLAPLYLTIAPIDAFIQGNTQQLGILLTDTPEQIAWEEPFPLFWGTVHLLFWTGWFNLLVGMFNAIPIVPLDGGYMMKEGVERFFERRGWSQYAQRVVASISGFVTVMLILLITMPMIVAALRFVLTMG from the coding sequence ATGAACTGGCTCCAGATACTCCTTCTCCTCGTCGCGGCATACCTCCTTATTGCTTATTACATCCGTGAACGAGGACTGTTCAAGGAACACGTCATGTTCTTCGGCCCGATCCTCGCCATCAAGACCGAACGGGTCGGTTTCTTCGACTGGTTCCGGAAGTTCGGAACGGTGCTTCGGGCTTACGCGACGCTCGGGGTCCTGCTGGTGGTCGTGGTTTCGGCCTTCATGACCCTCGCCCTGCTCGTCGCGGTTCCCCAGTATCTGGTGCATACCCCGGAGCCGACCGGGATCTACGACCCGAGAAACCTCCTCGCGATACCCGGTGTCAACCAGGCGATCCCGATCACCGCGGCCGTCTTCCTCGGCCTCCTCCTCACGATCGTCATCCACGAGTTCGGTCACGCCATCCTCGCCCGGGTCGAGAATATGCGGGTCAAGAGCATGGGCCTCCTCATCGCCGTCATCCCGATAGGGGCGTTCGTCGAGCCCGACGAGGAAGACGTGGAAGCGGCCAGGGGGATGCCGAAGATCCGGATGTTCGGCGCCGGGATCACGAACAACATAGTCTTCGGCCTCGCATGCTTTGCGGCGATGTTCCTTCTCTTCGGGATGGCGGCGCCCCTTGCCGTCCCGCTCGTCCAGGGAGTCTACCAGGACTACCCCGCGGCCGACGCGGGGATTCCCGGCTACTCGATCATCACGGGCGTGAACGGTGTTCCCGTGGCAAGCCAGGAAGAGATTGCAGCGATCATGGACGGGACGCGGCCGGGTGAGACGGTCACGCTGACTGCCGCAAAAGACGGAGTCGAGAGCACCTACACGCTCACCCTCTCCGAGTGGCCGGAGGCGCTCAACGGCGACCGGGATTCCGGGTTCATGGGGGTCTACTACTACAGTGCTCCCGCGGTGAAGGAACATATCGGGAATATCGCAGATCTCGGGCTTCTTGCGCCCCTCTACCTGACGATAGCCCCGATCGACGCATTCATCCAGGGCAACACCCAGCAGCTCGGGATCCTGCTCACCGATACCCCCGAGCAGATAGCCTGGGAGGAGCCGTTCCCCCTCTTCTGGGGCACGGTTCACCTCCTCTTCTGGACCGGGTGGTTCAACCTGCTGGTCGGGATGTTCAACGCGATACCGATCGTCCCGCTCGACGGCGGTTACATGATGAAGGAAGGCGTGGAACGGTTCTTCGAGCGCCGGGGCTGGTCGCAGTACGCGCAGCGGGTCGTCGCCTCGATCAGCGGCTTTGTGACGGTGATGCTGATCCTCCTCATCACGATGCCGATGATCGTTGCGGCGCTGCGGTTCGTGCTGACGATGGGGTAA
- a CDS encoding NfeD family protein translates to MLAEGITLGWMLIVLGAVLLLVEVYQPGFFIAVPATVMIILGVLLLLGVDILSSPWGLVVGVLAAIVAASVTVWLYGRLTPGQEPPTTLSRDSLVGLEGTVVVPVDPETLVGKVRLGSMEWSARSESGEIPVGRKVIVVRSEGVHVVVKEVV, encoded by the coding sequence ATGCTTGCAGAGGGGATCACTCTCGGCTGGATGCTGATCGTGCTCGGAGCGGTGCTGCTCCTGGTGGAGGTCTACCAGCCCGGGTTCTTCATCGCCGTCCCCGCGACGGTCATGATCATCCTCGGGGTTCTCCTCCTCCTCGGTGTCGACATCCTCTCGTCCCCCTGGGGTCTCGTCGTCGGGGTCCTCGCGGCAATCGTGGCGGCCTCGGTCACCGTGTGGCTCTACGGCCGCCTCACGCCCGGTCAGGAACCGCCGACGACCCTCTCCCGCGACTCGCTCGTCGGTCTCGAGGGAACGGTGGTCGTCCCGGTCGATCCGGAGACGCTCGTGGGGAAGGTACGGCTCGGGAGCATGGAGTGGAGCGCCCGTTCCGAGTCGGGAGAGATCCCGGTCGGGAGAAAAGTTATCGTCGTTCGCTCCGAAGGGGTGCACGTCGTTGTGAAGGAGGTAGTTTAA
- a CDS encoding potassium channel family protein — protein sequence MYTIIIGLGGIGRNLTAIAVNAGDSVVVIDQDEERASDILEHYDVLAITGNATDKSVLEDAGIDRADALVATTSDDAVNLMTCWLAKRYEVGNVVSIVNQKEHSDLFNEVGVRISENPDELVATRLYYWAKSPNLQQVASIPGGTIFEIVADEGAPIVDHEIRELEVRDFVFIAIRRAGGDLIIPSGTVRIRPGDVITVFTKKEAETETLKTLNKQLIRSG from the coding sequence ATGTACACGATCATCATCGGCCTTGGGGGAATCGGCCGGAACCTGACTGCGATCGCCGTGAACGCCGGCGACTCCGTGGTGGTGATCGACCAGGACGAGGAACGCGCGAGCGATATCCTGGAGCACTACGACGTTCTCGCCATCACCGGGAACGCAACCGACAAATCGGTGCTCGAGGACGCGGGGATCGACCGGGCCGATGCTCTGGTCGCCACGACGAGCGACGACGCCGTGAACCTGATGACCTGCTGGCTCGCGAAACGCTACGAAGTCGGAAACGTCGTCTCGATCGTCAACCAGAAGGAGCACTCCGATCTCTTCAACGAGGTTGGGGTGAGGATCAGCGAGAACCCCGACGAGCTGGTGGCGACCCGGCTCTACTACTGGGCGAAGAGCCCGAACCTCCAGCAGGTCGCCTCGATCCCCGGCGGCACCATCTTCGAGATCGTCGCCGACGAGGGCGCGCCCATCGTCGACCACGAGATCCGCGAGCTCGAAGTCCGGGACTTCGTCTTCATCGCCATCCGGCGTGCCGGGGGCGACCTCATCATCCCGAGCGGCACCGTCCGTATCCGGCCGGGCGACGTCATCACGGTGTTCACGAAAAAAGAGGCGGAGACGGAGACCTTAAAGACCCTCAACAAGCAGTTGATACGCTCAGGATAG
- a CDS encoding cobalt-factor II C(20)-methyltransferase, producing MLVGVGLGPGDPELLTLRAVRLLREASAVFVPGNLAYDLVRPYRPDAVVLNFPMTNDEDYIRTCMEENADRIAPHAADGLSVFGILGDPNFYSTFSRLCEVIAARYPEVAFATEPGISSITAFASVANVPVAGGFLVSDGNGPESRIFMKVRKPAALAASLSEEGYSEFVLVERMFMPEQRVYRGGDLPEKSDYFSILFARRPHA from the coding sequence ATGCTCGTAGGCGTGGGGCTCGGGCCCGGCGACCCGGAACTCCTGACCCTCAGGGCGGTCAGGCTCCTTCGCGAAGCATCGGCGGTCTTTGTCCCCGGAAATCTTGCCTACGACCTGGTGCGGCCGTACCGCCCCGACGCCGTCGTCCTCAACTTCCCGATGACGAACGACGAGGACTACATCAGAACGTGCATGGAAGAGAACGCCGACCGGATTGCGCCGCACGCAGCGGACGGTCTCTCGGTATTCGGGATCCTCGGCGACCCGAACTTTTACTCGACATTCTCGCGGCTCTGCGAGGTGATCGCTGCCCGTTACCCGGAAGTCGCGTTTGCGACCGAGCCCGGGATCAGTTCCATCACGGCGTTTGCGTCGGTCGCGAACGTCCCGGTGGCCGGCGGATTTCTTGTCTCCGACGGGAACGGGCCGGAATCCCGGATCTTCATGAAAGTCAGGAAGCCGGCGGCGCTCGCGGCCTCTCTCTCGGAGGAGGGCTACTCGGAGTTCGTCCTCGTCGAGCGGATGTTCATGCCGGAGCAGCGGGTCTACCGGGGGGGCGATCTCCCCGAGAAGAGCGACTACTTCTCGATCCTCTTTGCGAGGCGGCCGCATGCTTAA
- the rnhB gene encoding ribonuclease HII, producing MICGVDEAGKGSVLGPMVVAAVGCREIEDLATLPIRDSKVLRPKQREALYEILFRDFSIAIVTIDAAGIDDARSRMSMNTCVAELHAEALMSLQPEYAYVDACDVNAERYGRTVAELLDYPCEIVAEHHADARHKVVGAASVVAKVTRDRAIRELEQQYGAIGSGYPSDPATIEFLRGYIRSHGSPPACARRSWKTVTNLCQTTMQDFT from the coding sequence GTGATCTGCGGGGTGGACGAAGCGGGGAAGGGTTCGGTTCTCGGCCCGATGGTAGTCGCCGCCGTCGGGTGCCGCGAGATCGAAGATCTTGCGACCCTTCCCATCAGGGACTCGAAGGTGCTCCGGCCGAAACAGCGCGAGGCGCTCTACGAGATTCTCTTCCGCGATTTTTCGATAGCGATCGTCACCATCGATGCCGCCGGGATCGATGATGCCCGGAGCAGGATGAGCATGAACACCTGCGTGGCCGAACTCCACGCCGAGGCGCTCATGAGCCTCCAGCCGGAGTACGCCTACGTGGACGCCTGCGACGTGAACGCAGAACGCTACGGGCGGACGGTTGCGGAGCTCCTCGACTATCCCTGCGAGATCGTCGCAGAACACCACGCCGACGCCCGGCACAAGGTCGTCGGCGCGGCGAGCGTCGTCGCGAAAGTCACCCGTGACCGGGCGATCCGGGAACTCGAACAGCAGTACGGAGCGATCGGGAGCGGCTACCCCTCCGACCCGGCGACCATCGAGTTCCTCCGGGGCTACATCCGCTCTCACGGAAGCCCGCCGGCCTGCGCCCGCCGGAGCTGGAAGACGGTCACGAATCTCTGTCAGACGACGATGCAGGATTTCACGTGA
- a CDS encoding MarC family protein, with the protein MDLITEIAGFVGLTLVAVASITAVMNPASTTAVFTALTEGMTPDERRQVILTTVRISFIVLAFFALTGQLVFSIFNITVPAFQIAGGILLVTVATGMLGSRGESYQAGDLENIAIVPLAFPLSCGPGTITAVILLTSAGASSLIAVFLGIAVALVISYVGMLYGPRIFAFIGEGGLRVVPKLMAVIVLAIAIQFIISGIAEAMPQLLSNVDFGGDAGTE; encoded by the coding sequence ATGGACCTGATAACGGAGATCGCCGGGTTTGTGGGGTTGACCCTGGTCGCGGTCGCGTCGATTACCGCGGTGATGAATCCGGCCTCCACGACCGCGGTCTTTACGGCGCTCACCGAGGGGATGACCCCGGACGAGCGCCGTCAGGTCATCCTTACGACGGTTAGAATATCTTTCATCGTGCTCGCCTTCTTTGCGCTGACCGGGCAACTGGTCTTCTCGATCTTCAACATAACCGTCCCGGCGTTCCAGATAGCGGGAGGCATCCTGCTCGTCACCGTGGCTACCGGGATGCTCGGTTCACGCGGCGAGTCCTATCAGGCCGGTGACCTGGAGAATATCGCCATCGTTCCGCTGGCCTTTCCGCTCTCCTGCGGGCCGGGGACGATCACGGCGGTGATTCTGCTCACGTCCGCCGGTGCATCGAGCCTGATCGCCGTCTTCCTCGGGATCGCCGTGGCTCTCGTCATCTCGTACGTCGGAATGCTTTACGGTCCCCGCATATTCGCCTTTATCGGGGAAGGAGGCCTCAGGGTCGTCCCGAAACTGATGGCGGTCATCGTTCTTGCGATAGCCATCCAGTTCATCATCAGCGGGATCGCGGAGGCGATGCCCCAGCTGCTCTCGAACGTCGACTTCGGCGGGGATGCGGGTACGGAATGA
- a CDS encoding phosphatase PAP2 family protein — protein MTDVQIALIQALQTHATWLEAPMLFFSALGEPEFYLLVILILYWCWDTRLGLRLALLMGITGGLNEALKVAFHLPRPYWVSPEVRAFGSHPSFGLPSAHAQGSASFWGLLAADARRRWVWAFAAGTVFLIGGSRVFLGVHFPIDVLVGWTIGAAVLLAFLALEGPVGRRVAALPLSGKVLAAFAGSLALAIASFAALAALGDWEVPASWAAGALERSGEPINPLLLLDAVTASGLFFGFAAGAAADRHPGSMCARGKGSVRLFRYAFGILIIGAIWYGLGLFVPQDAVPAAYLFQYLRAAVAGAWVSFGAPAFFARYGPGT, from the coding sequence ATGACGGATGTTCAGATCGCTCTCATCCAGGCACTCCAGACCCACGCGACGTGGCTCGAAGCGCCGATGCTCTTCTTCTCGGCCCTCGGGGAACCGGAGTTCTACCTGCTCGTCATCCTGATCCTCTACTGGTGCTGGGACACGCGTCTCGGCCTCCGTCTGGCCCTCCTGATGGGAATTACCGGCGGGCTCAACGAGGCCCTCAAAGTCGCGTTCCACCTCCCCCGCCCCTACTGGGTCAGTCCGGAGGTCAGGGCGTTTGGAAGTCACCCGTCGTTCGGGCTGCCGTCGGCGCACGCTCAGGGGTCGGCGTCGTTCTGGGGGCTGCTCGCCGCCGACGCCCGGCGCAGGTGGGTCTGGGCGTTCGCGGCAGGAACGGTCTTTCTCATCGGCGGATCGAGGGTGTTTCTCGGTGTTCATTTCCCGATCGATGTCCTCGTGGGCTGGACGATCGGCGCAGCCGTCCTCCTCGCGTTCCTCGCTCTCGAGGGACCGGTGGGCCGCCGGGTCGCCGCCCTCCCGCTCTCAGGGAAGGTGCTTGCCGCATTCGCCGGCTCCCTCGCCCTGGCCATAGCCTCGTTTGCCGCTCTCGCGGCCCTCGGGGACTGGGAGGTTCCCGCCTCCTGGGCGGCGGGGGCGCTCGAGCGGTCCGGGGAGCCGATCAACCCGCTCCTTCTCCTGGACGCGGTCACGGCGTCGGGGCTCTTCTTCGGGTTTGCGGCAGGTGCGGCGGCAGACCGCCATCCGGGGAGCATGTGCGCGAGAGGGAAGGGATCGGTCCGCCTGTTCCGCTACGCCTTCGGGATCCTGATAATCGGGGCGATCTGGTACGGGCTCGGGCTCTTCGTCCCGCAGGACGCCGTTCCCGCTGCCTACCTCTTCCAGTACCTCCGGGCCGCCGTTGCCGGGGCCTGGGTCTCGTTCGGTGCCCCGGCGTTCTTCGCCCGGTACGGCCCGGGCACGTAA
- a CDS encoding NAD(P)/FAD-dependent oxidoreductase, giving the protein MKNNYDILIIGGGPAGALAAKTAAEAGNTVCLIEKRAAIGTPVRCAEGIGKELLKEFIKPDPRWIAADIERARIISPNGTAISLEQDRAGNEVGYVLDRKIFDRELVWQAAEAGADVIVKTRATAPIMENGAVRGAKVLSVGIPADIRAEVVIAADGTEAQFARRAGLDTVVPLREMMSCAQYLMTDIDIDAGSTDFYLGNEIAPEGYLWVFPKGNRTANVGIGISGRKSRDGSRAKDYLDRFVAKNFPNGKTIEAIAGGVPVCRPLACTVADGLMVAGDAARVVDPITGGGIGNAMYTGRLAAQVASKCIAAGDCSKEALMPYDAEWRASKMGTVLERNYKVKEYFVTLDDAKLNTLAESIAQSSLKEFSVLGLIKELIKRNPKLLLELKALKDTLS; this is encoded by the coding sequence ATGAAGAATAACTACGATATCCTCATCATCGGGGGCGGGCCCGCCGGCGCTCTTGCGGCGAAGACAGCAGCAGAAGCCGGAAACACGGTCTGCCTCATCGAGAAGCGCGCCGCCATCGGCACGCCCGTCCGGTGTGCGGAGGGAATCGGCAAAGAACTCTTAAAAGAGTTCATCAAGCCCGACCCACGCTGGATTGCCGCCGATATCGAGCGTGCCCGGATCATCTCACCGAACGGCACCGCCATCAGTCTCGAACAGGACAGAGCGGGAAACGAGGTCGGCTACGTCCTCGACCGGAAAATCTTTGACCGGGAGCTCGTCTGGCAGGCGGCCGAGGCCGGGGCGGACGTGATCGTCAAGACCCGGGCGACCGCACCGATCATGGAGAACGGAGCGGTCCGGGGTGCGAAGGTGCTCTCGGTCGGCATACCGGCAGATATCCGGGCCGAGGTGGTCATCGCCGCCGACGGCACGGAAGCGCAGTTTGCCCGCCGGGCCGGGCTCGACACCGTCGTCCCCCTCCGGGAGATGATGAGCTGCGCCCAGTACCTGATGACCGACATCGACATCGACGCAGGCTCGACGGATTTCTACCTGGGCAACGAGATCGCGCCCGAAGGCTACCTCTGGGTCTTCCCGAAGGGCAACCGGACGGCAAACGTCGGGATCGGCATCTCCGGCCGCAAGAGCCGGGACGGGTCCCGGGCAAAGGACTACCTGGACCGGTTCGTCGCAAAGAACTTCCCGAACGGCAAGACAATCGAGGCGATCGCGGGCGGCGTCCCGGTCTGCCGGCCGCTCGCCTGCACGGTCGCCGATGGGCTCATGGTCGCCGGGGACGCGGCAAGGGTCGTCGACCCCATCACCGGCGGCGGGATCGGCAACGCCATGTATACCGGAAGGCTCGCCGCACAGGTGGCATCGAAGTGCATAGCGGCGGGCGACTGCTCGAAAGAGGCCCTGATGCCCTACGATGCAGAATGGCGGGCATCGAAGATGGGGACGGTCCTCGAGCGGAACTACAAGGTCAAGGAGTACTTCGTCACCCTCGACGACGCGAAACTCAACACCCTCGCGGAATCTATCGCCCAGAGCAGCCTCAAAGAGTTCTCGGTCCTGGGTCTCATCAAGGAACTGATCAAGCGGAACCCGAAACTGCTCCTCGAACTCAAAGCACTCAAAGATACGCTATCCTGA
- a CDS encoding SPFH domain-containing protein, whose amino-acid sequence MLFTGEGPLTGLITVFLIIVIIIIFARGVVIVQPYEQGLQIRLGRYIGRMNPGFRWVVPLITVVKKLDLRTEVMDVPRQEVITKDNSPTNVDAIVYVRIIDPEKAYFEVMNYRSATVALAQTSLRGIIGDMELDEVLYNRDVINARLRDILDRETDAWGVKVERVEIKEVDPVGAVKQAMTEQTAAERERRAAILRADGEKRAAILKAEGSRQSIILEAEGERQSKILRAEGERLSKILQAQGEAQGLRILSVGARPLDKRAITVLSLDALKKMAEGQATKIIFPFELSSIVKQAAEYLGATTEAPEVPEGGELPPEDILGEIPGRDVVRTAEEAVKSIDTDIGVEMQKKSRDLIGKGEDEGL is encoded by the coding sequence ATGCTTTTTACTGGAGAGGGCCCGTTGACCGGGCTCATCACGGTCTTTCTTATCATCGTCATCATCATCATCTTCGCCCGTGGCGTGGTGATCGTACAGCCCTACGAACAGGGACTTCAGATCCGCCTGGGACGCTACATCGGGAGGATGAACCCCGGCTTTCGGTGGGTCGTCCCGCTGATTACGGTAGTCAAGAAACTCGACCTCCGGACAGAGGTGATGGACGTCCCGCGGCAGGAGGTGATCACGAAGGACAACTCCCCGACGAACGTCGACGCGATCGTCTATGTCCGAATAATCGATCCCGAGAAGGCCTACTTCGAGGTGATGAACTACCGGTCGGCGACGGTGGCGCTGGCGCAGACGAGCCTGCGCGGGATCATCGGCGACATGGAACTCGACGAGGTCCTCTACAACCGGGACGTCATCAACGCCCGCCTCAGGGATATTCTGGACCGTGAGACCGATGCCTGGGGCGTCAAAGTCGAGCGAGTGGAGATCAAGGAGGTCGACCCGGTGGGTGCGGTCAAGCAGGCGATGACCGAGCAGACCGCGGCCGAGCGTGAGCGGCGTGCGGCGATCCTCCGTGCGGACGGCGAGAAGCGGGCGGCGATCCTCAAGGCGGAGGGGAGCCGGCAGAGCATCATCCTGGAGGCCGAGGGCGAGCGGCAGAGCAAGATCCTGCGGGCCGAGGGTGAACGGCTATCGAAGATCCTGCAGGCGCAGGGCGAGGCGCAGGGGCTGCGCATCCTCTCGGTCGGCGCCCGGCCGCTTGATAAGCGGGCGATCACGGTCCTCTCCCTCGACGCCTTGAAGAAGATGGCCGAGGGCCAGGCGACGAAGATCATATTCCCCTTCGAGCTCTCGAGCATTGTGAAGCAGGCCGCGGAGTACCTCGGCGCCACGACCGAGGCACCCGAAGTTCCGGAAGGAGGAGAACTGCCCCCGGAGGATATCCTCGGGGAGATCCCGGGACGGGATGTGGTCAGAACCGCTGAGGAGGCGGTAAAGAGCATCGATACCGACATCGGCGTGGAGATGCAGAAGAAGTCACGGGACCTGATCGGGAAGGGAGAGGACGAGGGGCTATAA
- the cbiT gene encoding precorrin-6Y C5,15-methyltransferase (decarboxylating) subunit CbiT, whose translation MGLKGGPTQDEVMAVSLAKLGILPGDRVADIGCGTGKIAVAASKTAERVYAIDRRSEAIAYARAEAARAGAENIEFFEGDAVEILPDLGALDAAFVGGSRRLPEVLDLLADRVRGKIVVNAVMVGTLHEAIASMQRLGIFEEAVHLQVSRSAGIAGGVMFKPINPVYIVVGGAGCS comes from the coding sequence ATGGGATTGAAGGGCGGACCAACGCAGGACGAAGTCATGGCCGTCTCGCTCGCAAAACTCGGCATCCTCCCGGGCGACCGGGTGGCCGATATCGGGTGCGGGACGGGAAAGATTGCTGTCGCTGCATCGAAGACGGCGGAGCGGGTCTACGCGATCGACCGCCGATCGGAGGCGATCGCGTATGCCCGGGCCGAGGCGGCTCGCGCCGGTGCAGAGAACATCGAGTTCTTCGAGGGCGATGCGGTGGAGATCCTCCCGGATCTGGGGGCGCTCGACGCCGCCTTTGTCGGGGGCTCCCGCCGCCTGCCGGAGGTCCTCGACCTCCTCGCCGACCGGGTGCGGGGAAAGATCGTCGTGAACGCGGTGATGGTCGGGACGCTTCATGAGGCGATAGCGAGCATGCAGCGTCTCGGGATCTTCGAGGAAGCCGTCCACCTCCAGGTCTCGCGGTCGGCGGGGATCGCCGGCGGGGTGATGTTCAAACCCATCAATCCCGTCTACATCGTCGTCGGGGGTGCCGGATGCTCGTAG
- a CDS encoding 4Fe-4S binding protein, whose amino-acid sequence MLRINRDKCGYCGTCVAVCPEDALELIDVYLSLERECIACGICARACPLGALEVIHEE is encoded by the coding sequence ATGCTCAGGATAAACCGAGACAAGTGTGGATACTGCGGCACCTGCGTCGCAGTCTGTCCCGAGGATGCGCTCGAGCTGATCGATGTGTACCTCAGCCTTGAGCGGGAGTGCATCGCCTGCGGTATCTGCGCACGGGCGTGCCCGCTCGGAGCACTGGAGGTCATCCATGAAGAATAA
- a CDS encoding cobalt-precorrin-4/precorrin-4 C(11)-methyltransferase, whose product MLKFSIVGAGPGAPDLITVRGMDLLRRADVLIYAGSLVNPALVEESGAGVRLDSWGMTLDEIVDAIEEHVRAGKLVVRLHSGDPALYGAIVEQMAELERRGIEAEIVPGVSSLFAAAAALKTQFTLRDVSESLIVTRPAGATLESDLIPELSRLGQTMVVFLGTERMEEILARVECPPDTPAAVVYHASWPDQKVVRGTVADIAQKARAAGIERTALIVIGRVVDPATSGFGRSVLYS is encoded by the coding sequence ATGCTTAAATTCTCCATCGTGGGTGCGGGGCCGGGGGCGCCCGACCTCATCACCGTCCGGGGGATGGACCTCCTCCGGCGGGCGGACGTCCTCATCTACGCGGGTTCGCTCGTGAACCCGGCACTCGTGGAGGAATCGGGCGCGGGCGTGAGACTCGACAGCTGGGGGATGACCCTTGACGAGATCGTCGATGCCATCGAAGAGCACGTCCGTGCCGGCAAACTCGTCGTCCGTCTCCACTCCGGCGACCCGGCGCTCTACGGCGCGATCGTGGAGCAGATGGCGGAACTCGAGCGGCGCGGGATCGAGGCCGAGATCGTCCCCGGGGTCTCGTCGCTCTTTGCGGCCGCGGCGGCCTTAAAGACCCAGTTCACCCTCCGCGACGTCTCCGAGAGCCTGATCGTCACCCGCCCGGCGGGAGCGACGCTTGAATCGGACCTGATCCCCGAGTTATCCCGGCTCGGACAGACGATGGTGGTCTTCCTCGGAACGGAGCGAATGGAGGAGATCCTCGCCCGGGTGGAGTGCCCGCCCGATACCCCGGCGGCGGTCGTCTACCACGCTTCCTGGCCCGACCAGAAAGTCGTCCGGGGAACGGTGGCCGACATCGCACAAAAGGCCCGGGCGGCCGGGATCGAGCGGACGGCGCTGATCGTGATCGGGCGAGTGGTGGATCCGGCAACGTCCGGGTTCGGGAGGTCGGTCCTCTACTCATGA
- the cbiG gene encoding cobalt-precorrin 5A hydrolase, protein MTGTVVIALERFLPDARRIADALGADVLSYGPDVFRAAFAGYGRIVALMSAGIAVRGIAPLLTDKWRDPAVVVVGPDLRYAVPVVGGHHGGNDLARELAALGIEPVITTATETRGRESVEGLAARTGCEIVNRDSTRAVNAAMLDGDVPLYAVAGPGFVVAGPGVSLLVRKGEHVVGVGCRKGVDAAEVEEAVRRALREAGIAPDEVLVYATTAKKRGEAGLLDAVANLGGNLVFLDDGTLNAQEAPSPSRAPLIGLAGVAEPAALAIAKRKVLVLVKQTYGGVTVAIAR, encoded by the coding sequence ATGACCGGGACAGTCGTGATCGCGCTCGAGCGGTTCCTCCCCGACGCCCGCCGGATCGCGGACGCTCTCGGTGCCGACGTCCTCTCCTACGGCCCGGACGTGTTCCGGGCGGCGTTTGCCGGCTACGGCCGGATCGTCGCCCTGATGTCGGCCGGGATCGCCGTCCGGGGGATAGCGCCCCTCCTCACCGACAAGTGGCGCGACCCGGCGGTGGTGGTGGTCGGGCCGGACCTCCGCTACGCCGTCCCGGTCGTCGGCGGGCACCACGGCGGAAACGACCTTGCCCGGGAACTCGCCGCTCTCGGGATCGAGCCGGTGATCACGACCGCGACCGAGACCCGGGGGCGGGAATCGGTCGAGGGGCTTGCCGCCCGCACGGGGTGCGAGATCGTGAACCGCGACTCCACCCGGGCGGTGAACGCCGCGATGCTGGACGGTGACGTTCCCCTCTACGCCGTCGCCGGCCCAGGGTTCGTCGTCGCGGGCCCGGGTGTCTCCCTCCTCGTCAGGAAGGGCGAGCACGTCGTCGGCGTCGGGTGCCGCAAGGGCGTCGACGCGGCCGAGGTGGAAGAAGCCGTCCGGCGGGCACTTCGTGAGGCCGGGATCGCCCCGGACGAGGTTCTCGTCTACGCGACGACCGCAAAAAAGCGCGGCGAGGCGGGGCTTCTCGATGCCGTCGCGAACCTGGGCGGCAACCTCGTCTTCTTAGACGACGGGACATTGAACGCACAGGAGGCTCCGTCGCCCTCGCGGGCCCCGCTGATCGGGCTTGCCGGGGTCGCGGAACCCGCGGCTCTCGCGATCGCGAAGCGCAAAGTTCTGGTTCTCGTCAAACAGACATATGGTGGTGTCACTGTTGCAATCGCACGATAG